Within Polyodon spathula isolate WHYD16114869_AA chromosome 29, ASM1765450v1, whole genome shotgun sequence, the genomic segment GTGGATTCCTAATACTTGTTGTAGAGGACATTTATTTTATGCAAGAGTCGTGTTTAAGTGTTGTGCCCGCAGTGAATATATACTctggaaaattaagaaaaaaactacatttacagATTTCCAACAACATTCCTTCTTTCTAGCGTGCTTGCTCCACCCACCTCTGTCTGCAAGTGTGGTCAGCAAGCACCCTaacagaaaattgatttttttttgtgtgtgtattttgctGTAGATTGTAGAATTCTACTGCTTATTTTGATGCCGGTACTGGggcttatttaatctgctttccATCCAACTCAGACGCATTCCATctactcacacagtccactagcgcagcGATTCTCAAAAGCGccttcattcagcacagttcagctgcttgcattctgtttcctcatatgtttctgttagctgcgaTTGGCCATtattaacgtcagtataatcactgcatcttgattggccgagctttcattctgatcggATTTCATTTTGGCACGAGTCACAAACCTCCACCCGTTTCGCTTGGTGTCAGCGCTCATTCGTTGATCGACGAGAGAAGACCTTcgcagtgcaacgtgaaaactGCGGTATGGAGTCATTATCATtgttatgaagtaataattattttctttagtatgGTGGAGAAACTGTCTGAAATATTCGACGTGAACAtcgctgcacatgaatttgaaggcaaaaatgcACAGCAGTGTTCGCCATGAATTATACAGTTGatatatattagaaatatttatcagagatttaccacattgccagaatttgcgtGGAATTTcttaaaatggcaagtgatgtgtgggacaagTAGGGATTTACAATAACatcaaaaaacaggatcaaagtgcagcttcagatttTGGCCCAACTTCCAAGGTACAGGTTATTTTTTACTTATCTCTAATCGGTGCCTTCTCTAACAGGACTGAATTATATTAGTGTTCTTTGAGACCTTTCCTACATTGTGAATacattaatgaaaatgaaactaCCAAGCTGACCGAATGGTCGATCCCTGGTAAGTGTTCCTGGCATACACAGGAATAGATCATTCAAATAAGCTCATTTAGACAACACCACAGTGACTGGTCTCCCATTAAACCAGTCTTTGTCACCTTTGTCACTGAGCAGGTCAGCTGTTCTATTACCAGTTTATAAGGAACAGATGACTCAAATGAACTGCACCTGTTCTCAAACCACTGCTTCACAAACACAATACTAGTAGTAAAGGCATTGGCGTGAGTTCCATTGTAACCTTGTAGCACACCACAGTAATATCATTATCCCTtcaacacagacaggcacacaacGCTCTGGAGAGATGCCTAATGGGCTTGtccacatttttaaatctttaattagCTCTGGACTGTAGCCTATCTTCCACTTCCCTTTATTACACTCCTTCAATTATGAGGCATATCCATTTAGCCTTTCTCTTCATTTAAGAGATTAAGAccaatattatagatatatatatatatatatatatatatatatatatatatatatatgatttggaCCTGTTAAATGGACAATGTTAAATGTCAATGGTACTTAACAGAATTGGAACTCTCATCTTGGTACAAGTCCATGCTAGAAGGCAATGTCAGAGTCTGTATCACGTCAGAAACAAGGTGCAGtcttaatattataaaatagtaTATAGCTATACCGCTCATAACCACGATATGGCGAGAAGGATAGAGGAGAGATGAGGCTGGAGAGGATGAGAGAGGAGCAGAGCTCTATCTCTCtaacgagagagagggagaggggggagaggggggggggggggggtgggggtggggggggggggtggggggggggggcgacgcGACTCAAAGGGGCAACCGTCGGGGCAGCCCCACCCTGTTTCTTCACAGGACTGTCAGTGCTGCTCAGTCCTGTCACAGTGTTCCTTAGGACTTAACGCTGATTCTCGTTGTGTGCAAACACCGCGACACGAAGACATTTTCTGTTCTCCAAAAGAGGAGGTTGTGAACAATCggtgtatataaataatatatatattatatatatatttatatatatatatatatatatatatatatatatatatataatatacaagagATTTTGAGCGATTAattctttgtttgtactgttttctttgaaataataataataagttaatatattattattattgtttattattggtgTAAATAAccacaaatcacattttaaagGCATCGGACATTATTAGTTTAGTAATAAATAAGAAATTTCGAACAACAAATTTCAGTCGCTGTTAATTTAAATAGTTTCTTGTTATTGGCGCTCGTTTAAAGTTAAAAATTCTTGAgcggtgaataaaaaaaaataatgtcaataTTTTCTTTGAGAGCGATTTCGACTAAGAGCTGTTAAACGCATAGTAAAGATGTTTGCTTATATAGCTGTGTATTTATTTGACTGGATCaacgtacctttttttttttttttttaacattgatgaCATGTCATAAAATGCATTGCACCCAAATTTAGCTACGGGCTCATTTTCATTCGCAGTCCCgggacaaacacaaaaaaataacagctaGTGTCCCGATTTTCCATATAAATTCAATCCGTGCGACTCGGCTCTTTCTGAGAAAGCGCCGTGAGAGAGCAGTCGGATCAGAGgatgtaattcatatttattcATCTGTTACCGGTTTAATATCCTGTCTCAAGTATTCTCTGTACACTTTCTTACAGCTTCATACTTTTAAAGCATTCCGGGGAAAAAATACTTCTGAAAAGCCTCCTCGTGCcgatttgcatttatttatttatttgtttgtttttttttgtttttttttcagatttacttGCTACAACAAAGGTTTAGCGTACTTTACAATGCTGAAACAGTGGCAAAGGGAACTATTTTTacagtgggggtgctgaaagccattgaacaaagcTGTAACCCCAtgatatgatggaagccatgcaaagcatTTAGAATACTCTGATTTGATAGAGGACTTTGCTGCCGCTAAAGCTAGGGAAATATCTGTGTAttgtatgttcttatgtaacgtaaaaatgaaaaaaaaaaaaaaaaaaagatttgataaTGCCCAGGGGTTTacttgttaagattttttttgtaaaaaagtgactATGATtatgttataatttatttatttctgcctggcTATTCACCCCCCATCAACCTGTCAGAACCCATTATAGTCggacattacagtatttttcaatcgGCCTATTGGGGCagggtcattttagaaaaaaaaaattaaaaaaaataaaaaaaaaacagaacgtgATATGTTTGAAGTAGAGAGTTCTGAGTGCTTTGAAGTTGTGACTcatataaaatgataaagtctAACAAATGAATATTAAAgtgttcattaacattttaatatcattaatattagTTACCATATCTTAATGTAGGcgcatatgattacatgatgtataTACTAATTAAGATAcggttgctactgtagcattaATTTGATGTTCTGGACCATTACCACCTACAGCCCTGCACAGCCTAAGGctagccctatatatatatatatatatataaaaaacgtgACAGATCCCACCCACAGCATGCACAGTACCTGCATGGATGTCTTCAGCACAGCACCCAGATTCTGTATCTTTTACAAGAACTGATTTCACCTGAATATTCTGTTCTCCAGGCATGTTCTGTCAAAGGTGTTCATGTACCTGTTCCCTGACACTATACGGGTCTCTTCTTTTTCCTCTTGCAGTGTGCTGTGGTGAGGGCTGCCCTTACAGTATTGCCACCATGGCAAGCAGCAGAGCCTCCCTCTATCGTCTCACCCTCCTGGCACTGCTCGTGGCGCTTCTGCCTCACACCGCCTTCACCAAAAAGGGAAACGGATCCAAATCCAGCGGGGGATCCAAGTCCAAGGGGTCGGGCGGGACCAGCAGCAGGAACCCCGGCAACACAGGACAGGGGGCTGGATCTAACTACCCTAACACAGGACAGGGCAAACCTAACTCTGGAGGGGGCTACCCTAACACTGGAGGAGGCTATCCTAACACAGGACAGGGTAAACCTAACTCTGGAGGGGGCTACCCTAACACAGGACAGGGTAAACCTAACTCTGGAGGGGGCTACCCTAACACTGGAGGAGGCTATCCTAACACGGGACAGGGCAAACCTAACCCTGGAGGGGGCTACCCTAATACTGGAGGAGGCTACCCTAACACTGGAGGAGGCTATCCTAACACAGGACAGGGCTACCCTAATACTGGAGGAGGCTACCCTAACACTGGAGGAGGCTACCCTAACACTGGACAGGGTTACCCTAACCCTGGAGGAGGCTACCCTAATACTGGAGGAGGCTACCCTAACACTGGAGGAGGCTATCCTAACACAGGACAGGGCTACCCTAATACTGGAGGGGGCTACCCTAACACTGGAGGAGGCTATCCTAACACGGGACAGGGCAAACCTAACCCTGGAGGGGGCTACCCTAATACTGGAGGAGGCTACCCTAACACTGGAGGAGGCTATCCTAACACAGGACAGGGCTACCCTAATACTGGAGGAGGCTACCCTAACACTGGAGGAGGCTACCCCAATAGTGGAAGAGGCTACCCTAACACTGGAGGGGGCTACCCCAACACAGGAGGAGGCTATCCTAACCCTGGAGGAGGCTACCCTAACACTGGAGGGGGCTACCCTAATACTGGAGGAGGCTACCCTAACACTGGACAGGGTTACCCTAACCCTGGAGGAGGCTACCCTAATACTGGAGGGGGCTACCCCAATAGTGGAGGAGGCTACCCTAACACTGGAGGAGGCTACCCTAACACGGGAGGGGGCTACCCTAACACTGGAGGGGGCTACCCTAACACTGGAGGAGGCTACCCTAACACTGGAGGAGGCACTCCAAAAATCTACGGGCCAGGCTATAACAGCCACAACCAGGGAAGGGCTCCCTGGAATGGTGGTGGCGGCTCTCACTTCTCTCAGGCGGTGGCAGGTCAGGGGTTCAAGCCCTCCCACAAGTCCAAGGGGTTCGGCAAGAAGGCGGCGCTGGCAGCAGGGCTAGGGGTGGCCACGGGCATGGCGATGGGGTACGGGCTGAGCCGGACAAGGTTCCCAGGCTCGTTCCCGGGCTCGTACCCAGGTGTCTACAGGGGCCCCAGGCTGGAGATCGACTTCAACAGCGAGGAAGAAGAGCGCTACTACAACTACTACATGTGGAAGCGTTACGTGGCCACCCCCTTTGGCGGAGACAGCGGGACGCTGATGCATTACTACTTCCGGCAGCCGGCGCAGACTTACGAGATGTATCGGGATCGGTGCTTGAAGAGAAATGACCTGCTGCCCGGAAAGGAGACTGGCCGAGCTGTTCCTAGCCCAGCCGCTACTGGTGGAGACGGTCCACGCAGCAATATTAACACCACTGCCGCAGATAACAGCAAAAACATAACGGACATCTTCCTCGGCAGAAACAACAGCGCTGTTGATGCCACCACTAACCACCCTGTAAGCCTGAGCCCTGGAAATATTAACGCCACGGAAACTGACGCAAACAACAGCACCGGAAACGCAAGCGTGAATAATACCGCGAGAGAAGCAGCAAGCGCACCCCGCCCGGCTCAGGAAGACAAAGACGATGACAACGTGGTCGGCGTGATGGACGTCGGCAATCCGGAGATGATCGAGCAGATGAAGCTGTACCGCTGCATCGAGCTCTACGTGGATTACACGCACCAGTACCTCACGAAACGCACCGAGACCCGCACGAGGAACACCCAGTGGAACGGAGCGGCCAGGCTCTCCGGCTCCCTCCTGCTGCTCCTCGGCACTCTGCTGCTGCAGTGACTCGGCGGGTCCAGCCGGTCTGGACGTCAGTCCCTCAGTTAACCCCGCTCCCTGCAGCACGTCTGAGATTACAGCGCGTCAGAGCTTTGTATCGCTTGCCTGTTGGATTCTCCTCCCTTCTGACTACATGTATCCCAGTTACAGACTTGTGTGTGGACAGCTTTAAAATCATGAAGGACTGTTTTCTCGTTAAATACCTTTTATTCACAtacatctatccatctatctgtctatctatatgaAAATAGCTCAGTACTAaccctttcagttttttttttaatatgatgttAGTGCCTTATGTAATCATATTGGGACCTCACAGGACTCCTGGCTCCCAGCCTGAgttcatgtagaaataaatgtGTTCTGTTCTCATGtgtactcaataaaggagtttctTTTTCAGCTCGACAAAAAATAATATACTAATGAAAGTGAGCGGACAGGCCTCTTAAACACAACCACCTTCTTCTCTGTCAGACTCCAAACAAAAGCACGTTGATCCAGTGAGTGCAGCTGGCCAATGCATCGAGTCCTTTTTAAAGGAGCAGACCTCCCCCTAACAAAAACGGTAAAACTGTTTCGTACAAacagtgttgaattgaaatcaagggaagtacaGGCAGTCCTCAACACAACTGGTTCCTGAAGTCTCGCTGTaggtcgaagcacattttcccataggaacaatgttataaatgggGGTTGGGTTCCTGGCTCTTTGGCTAGAtaacatatttttacaaaaatgacccgttatattgtactcatgcaaatatttatttaactctttactcTCAGCCCAGTGATTACACGCTATTACTCGGGCATCTATGTGGCgcgtttaaaagtacagactaggggttTTCcagtgacgtattcagtgtgtgtatgcgatactcctagcaggaaatacgatcgcctgaatttaagcccctcatcatataaatacatttttaaaaatgaaacagttacatgcataaagcAAAAACactagactgagtcagggcgaccacgacaggtactgtGGTTCGGACACCGAGCTGCGCACATGACGCAGGGCTCAGGTCTTgct encodes:
- the LOC121302407 gene encoding glycine-rich cell wall structural protein 1.8-like isoform X5 → MASSRASLYRLTLLALLVALLPHTAFTKKGNGSKSSGGSKSKGSGGTSSRNPGNTGQGAGSNYPNTGQGKPNSGGGYPNTGGGYPNTGQGKPNSGGGYPNTGQGKPNSGGGYPNTGGGYPNTGQGKPNPGGGYPNTGGGYPNTGGGYPNTGQGYPNTGGGYPNTGGGYPNTGQGKPNPGGGYPNTGGGYPNTGGGYPNTGQGYPNTGGGYPNTGGGYPNSGRGYPNTGGGYPNTGGGYPNPGGGYPNTGGGYPNTGGGYPNTGQGYPNPGGGYPNTGGGYPNSGGGYPNTGGGYPNTGGGYPNTGGGYPNTGGGYPNTGGGTPKIYGPGYNSHNQGRAPWNGGGGSHFSQAVAGQGFKPSHKSKGFGKKAALAAGLGVATGMAMGYGLSRTRFPGSFPGSYPGVYRGPRLEIDFNSEEEERYYNYYMWKRYVATPFGGDSGTLMHYYFRQPAQTYEMYRDRCLKRNDLLPGKETGRAVPSPAATGGDGPRSNINTTAADNSKNITDIFLGRNNSAVDATTNHPVSLSPGNINATETDANNSTGNASVNNTAREAASAPRPAQEDKDDDNVVGVMDVGNPEMIEQMKLYRCIELYVDYTHQYLTKRTETRTRNTQWNGAARLSGSLLLLLGTLLLQ
- the LOC121302407 gene encoding loricrin-like isoform X7 — translated: MASSRASLYRLTLLALLVALLPHTAFTKKGNGSKSSGGSKSKGSGGTSSRNPGNTGQGAGSNYPNTGQGKPNSGGGYPNTGGGYPNTGQGKPNSGGGYPNTGQGKPNSGGGYPNTGGGYPNTGQGKPNPGGGYPNTGGGYPNTGGGYPNTGQGYPNTGGGYPNTGGGYPNTGQGYPNPGGGYPNTGGGYPNTGGGYPNSGRGYPNTGGGYPNTGGGYPNPGGGYPNTGGGYPNTGGGYPNTGQGYPNPGGGYPNTGGGYPNSGGGYPNTGGGYPNTGGGYPNTGGGYPNTGGGYPNTGGGTPKIYGPGYNSHNQGRAPWNGGGGSHFSQAVAGQGFKPSHKSKGFGKKAALAAGLGVATGMAMGYGLSRTRFPGSFPGSYPGVYRGPRLEIDFNSEEEERYYNYYMWKRYVATPFGGDSGTLMHYYFRQPAQTYEMYRDRCLKRNDLLPGKETGRAVPSPAATGGDGPRSNINTTAADNSKNITDIFLGRNNSAVDATTNHPVSLSPGNINATETDANNSTGNASVNNTAREAASAPRPAQEDKDDDNVVGVMDVGNPEMIEQMKLYRCIELYVDYTHQYLTKRTETRTRNTQWNGAARLSGSLLLLLGTLLLQ
- the LOC121302407 gene encoding glycine-rich cell wall structural protein 1.8-like isoform X3, with product MASSRASLYRLTLLALLVALLPHTAFTKKGNGSKSSGGSKSKGSGGTSSRNPGNTGQGAGSNYPNTGQGKPNSGGGYPNTGGGYPNTGQGKPNSGGGYPNTGQGKPNSGGGYPNTGGGYPNTGQGKPNPGGGYPNTGGGYPNTGGGYPNTGQGYPNTGGGYPNTGGGYPNTGQGYPNPGGGYPNTGGGYPNTGGGYPNTGQGYPNTGGGYPNTGGGYPNTGQGKPNPGGGYPNTGGGYPNTGGGYPNTGQGYPNTGGGYPNTGGGYPNTGQGYPNPGGGYPNTGGGYPNSGGGYPNTGGGYPNTGGGYPNTGGGYPNTGGGYPNTGGGTPKIYGPGYNSHNQGRAPWNGGGGSHFSQAVAGQGFKPSHKSKGFGKKAALAAGLGVATGMAMGYGLSRTRFPGSFPGSYPGVYRGPRLEIDFNSEEEERYYNYYMWKRYVATPFGGDSGTLMHYYFRQPAQTYEMYRDRCLKRNDLLPGKETGRAVPSPAATGGDGPRSNINTTAADNSKNITDIFLGRNNSAVDATTNHPVSLSPGNINATETDANNSTGNASVNNTAREAASAPRPAQEDKDDDNVVGVMDVGNPEMIEQMKLYRCIELYVDYTHQYLTKRTETRTRNTQWNGAARLSGSLLLLLGTLLLQ
- the LOC121302407 gene encoding glycine-rich cell wall structural protein 1.8-like isoform X4, which encodes MASSRASLYRLTLLALLVALLPHTAFTKKGNGSKSSGGSKSKGSGGTSSRNPGNTGQGAGSNYPNTGQGKPNSGGGYPNTGGGYPNTGQGKPNSGGGYPNTGQGKPNSGGGYPNTGGGYPNTGQGKPNPGGGYPNTGGGYPNTGGGYPNTGQGYPNTGGGYPNTGGGYPNTGQGYPNPGGGYPNTGGGYPNTGGGYPNTGQGYPNTGGGYPNTGGGYPNTGQGKPNPGGGYPNTGGGYPNTGGGYPNTGQGYPNTGGGYPNTGQGYPNPGGGYPNTGGGYPNSGGGYPNTGGGYPNTGGGYPNTGGGYPNTGGGYPNTGGGTPKIYGPGYNSHNQGRAPWNGGGGSHFSQAVAGQGFKPSHKSKGFGKKAALAAGLGVATGMAMGYGLSRTRFPGSFPGSYPGVYRGPRLEIDFNSEEEERYYNYYMWKRYVATPFGGDSGTLMHYYFRQPAQTYEMYRDRCLKRNDLLPGKETGRAVPSPAATGGDGPRSNINTTAADNSKNITDIFLGRNNSAVDATTNHPVSLSPGNINATETDANNSTGNASVNNTAREAASAPRPAQEDKDDDNVVGVMDVGNPEMIEQMKLYRCIELYVDYTHQYLTKRTETRTRNTQWNGAARLSGSLLLLLGTLLLQ
- the LOC121302407 gene encoding glycine-rich cell wall structural protein 1.8-like isoform X2, which gives rise to MASSRASLYRLTLLALLVALLPHTAFTKKGNGSKSSGGSKSKGSGGTSSRNPGNTGQGAGSNYPNTGQGKPNSGGGYPNTGGGYPNTGQGKPNSGGGYPNTGQGKPNSGGGYPNTGGGYPNTGQGKPNPGGGYPNTGGGYPNTGGGYPNTGQGYPNTGGGYPNTGGGYPNTGQGYPNPGGGYPNTGGGYPNTGGGYPNTGQGYPNTGGGYPNTGGGYPNTGQGKPNPGGGYPNTGGGYPNTGGGYPNTGQGYPNTGGGYPNTGGGYPNTGGGYPNTGGGYPNTGQGYPNPGGGYPNTGGGYPNSGGGYPNTGGGYPNTGGGYPNTGGGYPNTGGGYPNTGGGTPKIYGPGYNSHNQGRAPWNGGGGSHFSQAVAGQGFKPSHKSKGFGKKAALAAGLGVATGMAMGYGLSRTRFPGSFPGSYPGVYRGPRLEIDFNSEEEERYYNYYMWKRYVATPFGGDSGTLMHYYFRQPAQTYEMYRDRCLKRNDLLPGKETGRAVPSPAATGGDGPRSNINTTAADNSKNITDIFLGRNNSAVDATTNHPVSLSPGNINATETDANNSTGNASVNNTAREAASAPRPAQEDKDDDNVVGVMDVGNPEMIEQMKLYRCIELYVDYTHQYLTKRTETRTRNTQWNGAARLSGSLLLLLGTLLLQ
- the LOC121302407 gene encoding loricrin-like isoform X8, with amino-acid sequence MASSRASLYRLTLLALLVALLPHTAFTKKGNGSKSSGGSKSKGSGGTSSRNPGNTGQGAGSNYPNTGQGKPNSGGGYPNTGGGYPNTGQGYPNTGGGYPNTGQGYPNPGGGYPNTGGGYPNTGGGYPNTGQGYPNTGGGYPNTGGGYPNTGQGKPNPGGGYPNTGGGYPNTGGGYPNTGQGYPNTGGGYPNTGGGYPNSGRGYPNTGGGYPNTGGGYPNPGGGYPNTGGGYPNTGGGYPNTGQGYPNPGGGYPNTGGGYPNSGGGYPNTGGGYPNTGGGYPNTGGGYPNTGGGYPNTGGGTPKIYGPGYNSHNQGRAPWNGGGGSHFSQAVAGQGFKPSHKSKGFGKKAALAAGLGVATGMAMGYGLSRTRFPGSFPGSYPGVYRGPRLEIDFNSEEEERYYNYYMWKRYVATPFGGDSGTLMHYYFRQPAQTYEMYRDRCLKRNDLLPGKETGRAVPSPAATGGDGPRSNINTTAADNSKNITDIFLGRNNSAVDATTNHPVSLSPGNINATETDANNSTGNASVNNTAREAASAPRPAQEDKDDDNVVGVMDVGNPEMIEQMKLYRCIELYVDYTHQYLTKRTETRTRNTQWNGAARLSGSLLLLLGTLLLQ
- the LOC121302407 gene encoding glycine-rich cell wall structural protein 1.8-like isoform X6; protein product: MASSRASLYRLTLLALLVALLPHTAFTKKGNGSKSSGGSKSKGSGGTSSRNPGNTGQGAGSNYPNTGQGKPNSGGGYPNTGGGYPNTGQGKPNSGGGYPNTGQGKPNSGGGYPNTGGGYPNTGQGKPNPGGGYPNTGGGYPNTGGGYPNTGQGYPNTGGGYPNTGGGYPNTGQGYPNPGGGYPNTGGGYPNTGGGYPNTGQGYPNTGGGYPNTGGGYPNTGQGKPNPGGGYPNTGGGYPNTGGGYPNTGQGYPNTGGGYPNTGQGYPNPGGGYPNTGGGYPNSGGGYPNTGGGYPNTGGGYPNTGGGYPNTGGGYPNTGGGTPKIYGPGYNSHNQGRAPWNGGGGSHFSQAVAGQGFKPSHKSKGFGKKAALAAGLGVATGMAMGYGLSRTRFPGSFPGSYPGVYRGPRLEIDFNSEEEERYYNYYMWKRYVATPFGGDSGTLMHYYFRQPAQTYEMYRDRCLKRNDLLPGKETGRAVPSPAATGGDGPRSNINTTAADNSKNITDIFLGRNNSAVDATTNHPVSLSPGNINATETDANNSTGNASVNNTAREAASAPRPAQEDKDDDNVVGVMDVGNPEMIEQMKLYRCIELYVDYTHQYLTKRTETRTRNTQWNGAARLSGSLLLLLGTLLLQ
- the LOC121302407 gene encoding glycine-rich cell wall structural protein 1.8-like isoform X1, producing the protein MASSRASLYRLTLLALLVALLPHTAFTKKGNGSKSSGGSKSKGSGGTSSRNPGNTGQGAGSNYPNTGQGKPNSGGGYPNTGGGYPNTGQGKPNSGGGYPNTGQGKPNSGGGYPNTGGGYPNTGQGKPNPGGGYPNTGGGYPNTGGGYPNTGQGYPNTGGGYPNTGGGYPNTGQGYPNPGGGYPNTGGGYPNTGGGYPNTGQGYPNTGGGYPNTGGGYPNTGQGKPNPGGGYPNTGGGYPNTGGGYPNTGQGYPNTGGGYPNTGGGYPNSGRGYPNTGGGYPNTGGGYPNPGGGYPNTGGGYPNTGGGYPNTGQGYPNPGGGYPNTGGGYPNSGGGYPNTGGGYPNTGGGYPNTGGGYPNTGGGYPNTGGGTPKIYGPGYNSHNQGRAPWNGGGGSHFSQAVAGQGFKPSHKSKGFGKKAALAAGLGVATGMAMGYGLSRTRFPGSFPGSYPGVYRGPRLEIDFNSEEEERYYNYYMWKRYVATPFGGDSGTLMHYYFRQPAQTYEMYRDRCLKRNDLLPGKETGRAVPSPAATGGDGPRSNINTTAADNSKNITDIFLGRNNSAVDATTNHPVSLSPGNINATETDANNSTGNASVNNTAREAASAPRPAQEDKDDDNVVGVMDVGNPEMIEQMKLYRCIELYVDYTHQYLTKRTETRTRNTQWNGAARLSGSLLLLLGTLLLQ